Genomic DNA from Aphelocoma coerulescens isolate FSJ_1873_10779 chromosome 31, UR_Acoe_1.0, whole genome shotgun sequence:
GTGGAGGACCTGCTCCGCTTCCTGCGCCCGCTGCACGAGGGGACCTTGGTGCTCGTGGCCTCCTACGACGACCCGGCCACCAAGTGAGCCCCGGGGGTGGCCCccggggtggccctgggggggatttgggggtccccgggggggttttgggggggtctcagagaggatttggggttcccagggcgggatttggggacaccagggaggATTTGAGGATCCCTTGGTGGctccggggtggggggggggggggtgtcccgggagggctttgggggggtcctggggggggggggggatttggggttccctggggggggttttggggtccccctgagCCCCGCGACCCCCCCAGGCTGACGGAGGAGACCCGGAGGCTTTTTGGGGAGCTGGGGCAGCGCCGTGGCCAAAGATTTGGATTTCGGGACAGTTGGGTCTTCGTGGGGGGCCAAGGGGGTGCAGGACAGGAGCCCCTTCGAGCAggtggggccgggggggggtttgggggggtcgggggggggttttggggggatttggggtggtttggggggggggctgaggtggtttggggggttagggggtggttttgggggggttatggggtggtttggggggggttatggggtggttttggggaggttttggggggttagggggtggtttgggggggttatggggtggtttggggggggttctggggtggtttggggggggttttggggggttctggggtggtttggggggggttttggggtggtttggggagttacggggtggtttgggggattatgggggggttatggggtggtttggggaggttttggggggttagggggtggtttgggggggttatggagtggtttgggggggttgtggtgtggttttgggggttatgggggcggttttggggctttttggggtgattttggggggttctggggtggtttgggggggttgtgggggtggtttttggggggttatggggtggtttgggggattatggggggttatggggtggttttggggaggttttggggggttagggggtgatttggggggttatggggtgatttggggggggtctggggtggttttggagggttctgggggggttttggggggttatggggtgattttgggggttctggggtggttttgggggggttatggggtggtttgggggattatggggtgatttgggggctCTGGAGTTATTTTGGGAGGGTTATGGGGTGATTTCGggggttctggggtggtttgggggggtctggggcagttttgggggggttatggggcggtttttgggggtttatagggtggtttgggggggatgatggggtgatttggggggttatggggtgatttggggggctttggggggttatggggtgatttgggggggttatggggtgatttggggggctttggggggttatggggtgatttggggggttccgggtggttttggggttctggggtgattttgggggggttatggggcggttttggggggttatggggtgactgggggggggtttggggtggttcaggggggttatggggcaccccagaaccccccccaaatccccccctccccccccagcacGTCCGGAACAGCCGCGGCTCCAACAAATACGAGGGGGTGGCCGGAGGCGCTGGAATTGGGGGGCTGCGTCCCCCGGCGCCCCCCcggggtgaccccaaagccccccggggtgaccccaaactcccccgggaccccccgggaccccccggacccacagggaccccccggggttgtggggtgggggaggggagaggtcCGAAGTGTCACCAAATAAAGGCCGGGACGGTTCTGGAGcgtggggggattttggggggctctgccCCATAAGTGCCACAGGGGCTGCCCCCCCACAAGTGCCAAGGAAGGGCTGTGACCCCCAAGTGGGGCTGTGCCCCATAACTGCCACAGGGGTTCCCCCCCACAAGTGCCAAGGAAGGGCTGTGACCCCCAAGTGGGGGCTGTGCCCCACAAGTGCCACAGGGGCTGCCCCCCACAAAGTGCCAAGGAAGGGCTGTGACCCCCAAGTGGGGGCTGTGCCCCACAAGTGCCAAGGAAGGGCTGTGACCCCCCAAGTGTTGTGGGGGGTTCTGCCCCACAAGTGCCAAGGAAGGGCTGTGACCCCCAAGTGCCGTGGGGGCTGTGCCCCACAAGTGCCAAGGAAGGGTTGTGACCCTCAAGTGGGGGGCTGTGCCCCACAAGTGCCAAGGAAGGGCTGTGACCCCCAAGTGGGGGCTCTGCCCCACAAGTGCCAAGAAGGGCTGTGACCCCCAAGTAGGGGCTCTGCCCCACAAGTGCCATGGGGGCTGTGCCCcacaggggattttggggactgtGCCCCATAAGTGGCAGCCATGGGGTGCGACCTCCCCCAAGGGCCACACACGAGCCTGGACCCACAAGTGTTGTGGGGGGCTCTGCCCCATAAGTGCCAAGGAAGGGCTGTGACCCCCCAAGTGGGGGGCTCTGCCCCCACAAGTGCCAAGGGCGGGCTGTGACCCCCAAGTGCGGGCGGCGCTGGGGGAGCCGGGACGGCGGCGATCGGGGGAATTGGGGGCGAGGGGGGGCCCGGAGGAGGGccagatttggggtgggggggacaccggggacagccCAGAAAGCTCCGAATCGcccccaaatcgccccaaatcgcccccaaatcgccccaaagATCCCGGCTTGGGAGGGCGGAGGGGCGCGGGAGCCTCCCTTGGGACGGAAAATCCGGCCCCGGGTCCCTCGGGAGCGGCGTCGCTTTGGGATTGAGCGGCCGCGGGCGCAGCGACGGCAAAAGGAGCGGCGGCGCTTCCCTGGCGCGGCTGAGAGGGCGAACGAGCCCCGGG
This window encodes:
- the FAM3A gene encoding LOW QUALITY PROTEIN: protein FAM3A (The sequence of the model RefSeq protein was modified relative to this genomic sequence to represent the inferred CDS: deleted 2 bases in 2 codons) yields the protein FPPFFGVPPHFRADSPHFRADFPPFFGVPPRFRALSPDVEDLLRFLRPLHEGTLVLVASYDDPATKLTEETRRLFGELGQRRGQRFGFRDSWVFVGAKGVQDRSPFEQHVRNSRGSNKYEGWPEALELGGCVPRRPPGVTPKPPGVTPNSPGTPRDPPDPQGPPGVVGWGRGEVRSVTK